CTGTAACGGCTTTCCGTAGCGCCTTCCCGGAAAACCCGTGCGGGCAAATGCATCGCCCATGCGCGAAATTTCCGACACAAAAATCTTTTTCGAATTCAAAAAAGCGCCTTTCCCCTTTTCCGCCGTGAAAACCTTTCCAAGCTGGGGCGCGAGCACCACACCCAAAACCGGCCGGTACGCTTCAACAAGCGCGACGCAAATGCAATGATGTTCAAAACCGCGCGAAAAATTGTGCGTGCCGTCAATCGGATCCACAACCCAAACTTTGCCGGAAAAATCGTCGTGCTTTGATGAAAACTCTTCTGCACAGAAAACCGCATGCGGAAAATCCTTTTTTATTACGGACATTATTTTCTTTTCAGCCTCAAGGTCTGCCTCGGTGACTATCTCCTTTTCGGTCTTCATGCGCGACACCGCGTTTCCAAAAAAATTTTTCACGATCTTTCCAGCTTCCTTCGCCGCCTTCAGCGCGGTTTTCATTTCAGTTGTATAAGTCACTTTACCGCCTCCGCGCTTGAAGCAAGGCTGAAAAGCGTTTTTTCCTGCAGGTGATTTGCCATGAGCATCATGCCGACCGGCAGGCCATTTGAGAATCCGGCATTGACGGAAACGTGCGGTATGCCGGCCAGATTCGCGGGAACCGTGCACAGGTCCATGGCATAGTTTTGCATCGGAGACAATTTTTCGATTTCAGAAAACTTGGGCGCAATTACCGGCATTGTAGGGCAGAGCAGTGCGTCGAATTCCTTGAAGGATTTCTTGAATTCCGCAATCAGTCTGGTGCGCACCTTCATCGCCTTGAGGTAATAAGCATCGCGGTAGCCGGACATCCTGGCAAACGTTCCAAGGATTATGCGGCGCTTTGCCTCTTCTCCAAAATGTTTGCTCCGCACTTTCGAAAAATATTCGTCGAAGTTGCCTTCAAGGCTTTCCTGGCAGCCGTAGCGGATGCCGCAGTATTTTGCGAGGTTGGTCGAGGCCTCGGAAACCGCAATCAGGTAATACGTGGAAACTCCGAACTCCGAGTTCAACGGCAGTGAAACCTCGCCCACTTTCGCGCCGTTTTCCTTCAGCCGGTCAACGCCCTGCATGACAACGGATTTGACTTTTTCGTCAATGCCTTTTCCGAAAAATTCCTTCACAAGCCCTACCTTCAATCCCTTCACGCTTTTTCCGGCGGCAGCCAAAAAATTTTCCGCGGGCTCGTTCAGCGAAGTCGAATCGTTTTTGTCGTGGCCCGCAATGCATTCAAGCATCAGCGCGGCGTCTTCGACGGTTTTCGCCATGGGGCCGATTTTGTCAAGCGAATTCGCATAATCCAGCAGGCCGTACCTTGAAACCCTGCCATAGGTAGGGCAAAAGCCGACAACGCCGTTGAATGAAGCCGGTGCCTCAATGCTGCCGCCCGTGCTCTCGCCGATTGAAACGTGCGCATGCTCTGTCAGGGCAGTGAAGCCTCCGCTTCCGCCGCTGCTTCCGCCGCACGACCGCGTTTCGTCAAAAGGGTTTTTTGGAACTTCAAAGCCGAGGCCTGTGTTCACGCTGAAAGTGCCGAAACCGAATTCGTCCTGCACGGTCTTACCGATTATGACTGCGCCTTCAACTTTCGCCCGCGCAATGCAGGCCGCGTCAAACAACGGCTTGTAGCCGGAAAGAATGCGGCTCCCCGCCCTAGTCTCAACGCCTTTCACGCACAGGCAGTCCTTCACTGAAACCGGCAGGCCGAAAAGCTTTCCTTTGGCCCCGCCATCCTTTCGCGCCTTGTCAAGCAGTTTTGCCTGCTCCAAAGCCTCTTTTTCGGAGACAACGCAGAAATGGCGGAATTTTTTGTTCGATTTTTTTATTTCTTCGAGGATTTTGTGCGTGTGCTCTTCAACCGAAACATTGCCACGCAAAGCGTCTGAAACGAATTCCCTTGCGGACTGCGGTTTCCTTGTTTTCAATCGCACCACGTTTGTTCAGCGGATTTTCGCCTTGAGGCCCTTCCACCACACGCCGTCAGACTTCATTGCCTCTTTGAAGATTTTTTTCGCGCTATCCGTTTTGAGTTCCTTTCCCGCGCGCTCAAACCATTCCACGCATTTTTTGTAGCCGTTGTCGAAATACTCTTTTCCCTGCAATGCAACTTCCAGAAGGTCAGCGTCCTTTGCAATTATCGCCTCAGCCGTTTTCTGCGCATTGAATTCCCGGAAT
The sequence above is drawn from the Candidatus Diapherotrites archaeon genome and encodes:
- the gatA gene encoding Asp-tRNA(Asn)/Glu-tRNA(Gln) amidotransferase subunit GatA, with the translated sequence MVRLKTRKPQSAREFVSDALRGNVSVEEHTHKILEEIKKSNKKFRHFCVVSEKEALEQAKLLDKARKDGGAKGKLFGLPVSVKDCLCVKGVETRAGSRILSGYKPLFDAACIARAKVEGAVIIGKTVQDEFGFGTFSVNTGLGFEVPKNPFDETRSCGGSSGGSGGFTALTEHAHVSIGESTGGSIEAPASFNGVVGFCPTYGRVSRYGLLDYANSLDKIGPMAKTVEDAALMLECIAGHDKNDSTSLNEPAENFLAAAGKSVKGLKVGLVKEFFGKGIDEKVKSVVMQGVDRLKENGAKVGEVSLPLNSEFGVSTYYLIAVSEASTNLAKYCGIRYGCQESLEGNFDEYFSKVRSKHFGEEAKRRIILGTFARMSGYRDAYYLKAMKVRTRLIAEFKKSFKEFDALLCPTMPVIAPKFSEIEKLSPMQNYAMDLCTVPANLAGIPHVSVNAGFSNGLPVGMMLMANHLQEKTLFSLASSAEAVK
- a CDS encoding inositol monophosphatase, whose protein sequence is MTYTTEMKTALKAAKEAGKIVKNFFGNAVSRMKTEKEIVTEADLEAEKKIMSVIKKDFPHAVFCAEEFSSKHDDFSGKVWVVDPIDGTHNFSRGFEHHCICVALVEAYRPVLGVVLAPQLGKVFTAEKGKGAFLNSKKIFVSEISRMGDAFARTGFPGRRYGKPLQNTENFRRFNSEVASLHVLGSAALDICSVGEGKSEFFWCFGLKPWDICAAAVIVREAGGKVLNEKGLEWKPGDSFVFASNGKVTEAFYKKFDLKG